From Citricoccus sp. SGAir0253, a single genomic window includes:
- a CDS encoding flavin reductase family protein — protein sequence MSDTTLDTPTTFDPRAFRDVLGHYPTGVVVVTAMVDAAPVGMVVGTFSSVSLEPPLVSFMPMTSSSSYAKLRAADRVCISVFAHDQLQACRTLASKDPEKFDKVEWTPSAAGAPMIADAVAHIHGRIEREVEAGDHYITLVAVDDVAVNRPVTPLLFFQGGYGGFSTTGLAAHVDESLISAVRVAEAARPQLDRLARRFGCSAAALVQVSAVDQTIGATSYGGDSDADERIGVRVPLIPPLGEAAVAWSAEQVDRWVSRIFPQDEQVIARYREAAERVRTQGYAISRVDHDPEGYAALGEALGEYAHGELTPARDRAVRAAIAGAGHFFGGSITDSDSSIDLASVVVPVFSPDADEPRNSGLVLRLCHLPAGVDAPTVREWIHALQEAAREVAETLRTTARKDHARYAASGLRTS from the coding sequence ATGAGCGACACCACTCTCGACACCCCGACCACCTTCGACCCCCGGGCGTTCCGTGACGTCCTGGGCCACTACCCCACGGGCGTGGTCGTGGTGACGGCCATGGTCGACGCCGCTCCGGTGGGCATGGTCGTCGGCACCTTCAGCTCGGTCTCGCTGGAGCCCCCGCTGGTCTCCTTCATGCCGATGACGAGCTCGTCGTCCTACGCCAAGCTGCGCGCGGCGGACCGGGTGTGCATCAGCGTCTTCGCGCACGACCAGCTCCAGGCCTGCCGCACGCTGGCCTCCAAGGACCCGGAGAAGTTCGACAAGGTCGAGTGGACCCCCTCGGCGGCCGGGGCCCCGATGATCGCCGACGCCGTCGCCCACATCCACGGCCGGATCGAGCGCGAGGTCGAGGCCGGGGACCACTACATCACCCTCGTCGCCGTGGACGATGTCGCGGTGAACCGACCGGTGACGCCCCTGCTGTTCTTCCAGGGTGGCTACGGCGGCTTCTCCACCACCGGGCTCGCGGCCCACGTCGACGAGTCGCTGATCTCGGCCGTCCGGGTCGCGGAGGCGGCCCGCCCGCAACTGGACCGGCTCGCCCGTCGCTTCGGCTGCTCGGCCGCGGCCCTCGTGCAGGTCAGCGCCGTGGACCAGACCATCGGCGCCACCTCGTACGGGGGTGACAGCGACGCCGACGAGCGCATCGGGGTGCGCGTCCCGCTCATCCCGCCGCTCGGCGAGGCCGCGGTGGCGTGGAGCGCCGAGCAGGTGGACCGGTGGGTCTCGCGCATCTTCCCGCAGGATGAGCAGGTTATCGCCCGCTACCGCGAGGCGGCGGAGCGGGTGCGGACCCAGGGCTACGCGATCTCGCGCGTGGACCACGACCCGGAGGGCTACGCGGCCCTGGGCGAGGCCCTCGGCGAGTACGCCCACGGGGAGCTGACCCCGGCCCGCGACCGCGCGGTGCGCGCCGCCATCGCGGGGGCCGGGCACTTCTTCGGCGGGTCCATCACCGACTCCGACTCCTCGATCGACCTGGCGAGCGTGGTGGTGCCGGTGTTCAGCCCGGACGCCGACGAGCCGCGCAACTCGGGACTGGTGCTGCGCCTGTGCCACCTGCCGGCGGGCGTGGACGCGCCCACCGTGCGGGAGTGGATCCACGCCCTGCAGGAGGCCGCGCGAGAGGTCGCCGAGACCCTGCGCACCACCGCCCGCAAGGACCATGCACGGTACGCCGCCTCCGGACTGCGCACGTCGTGA
- a CDS encoding acyltransferase family protein: MSPRSPGHPPVSRFRSDIQGLRALAVLLVLLYHAHIPLFTGGFVGVDIFFVISGFLITGGLLRGIQDHGRVDLLDFYGRRARRILPAALLALVGVVAMTLAFLPRSRWDAIFTEATGSALSVVNWIFAQASTDYLRQDEAASPVQHFWSLAVEEQFYVFWPLLLLGAVLAGRRLTAAHRRPAGTGPSFAVVSRRFIVGAAVLLFVLSLAHAVTYTAVNPGAAYFATTTRTYELAIGALVAIFADQLARVPRRAALVLGWAGLAAMLMAGLGYDSSTVFPGAAALLPTLGAAAVIVAGMDGRQQEGVGALLSLRPVTWVGDISYSLYLWHWPLIVVATYLSDGLGWRTGLVAIVVSVLPAWLSYRFVEKPFQAWRWVRPPARAIRVGLAGTAAVVVVAVSLDVYSSRSGPTAWASPTYDASVQEAATGADAPPVGMELLAQDPAAARPPAPGATLVPALGDVKDDLPESYGEGCIQGRRDVEPAACVYGPDDAEVRIALVGDSHAGHWIPALTRLAAENDWQVRAYVKTSCPFTAGTVMYDEETPFVECSDWNAATLDEIKRQDVDLVLSSTSKYDAPAGETVPEGMATAWRELADAGIPHGVLVDPASPRFNVTECMEENPEDLAACSFAEDEAEWTGSFNQREALEAVPSSREVDLTPWICPEGTCPATIGGVVVWRDSNHLTATFADSAAPVLGTVLREEELVPAP, translated from the coding sequence GTGTCACCTCGTTCCCCCGGGCACCCGCCCGTCAGCCGCTTCCGTTCGGACATCCAGGGGCTGCGCGCGCTGGCCGTGCTGCTCGTCCTGCTCTACCACGCCCACATCCCCCTCTTCACGGGCGGGTTCGTGGGTGTGGACATCTTCTTCGTGATCTCCGGATTCCTGATCACCGGCGGGCTGCTGCGCGGCATCCAGGACCACGGACGGGTCGACCTGCTCGACTTCTACGGCCGCCGGGCCCGGCGCATCCTCCCCGCGGCGCTGCTGGCCCTGGTGGGCGTGGTGGCGATGACGCTGGCGTTCCTGCCGCGCTCGCGCTGGGACGCCATCTTCACCGAGGCCACCGGCAGCGCGCTGTCCGTGGTGAACTGGATCTTCGCCCAGGCCTCCACCGACTACCTGCGCCAGGACGAGGCGGCGAGCCCTGTCCAGCACTTCTGGTCGCTGGCCGTGGAGGAGCAGTTCTACGTCTTCTGGCCCCTCCTGCTGCTCGGGGCGGTGCTGGCCGGCCGAAGGCTGACGGCGGCGCACCGGCGCCCGGCCGGCACCGGTCCCTCCTTCGCCGTCGTGTCCCGGCGGTTCATCGTGGGCGCCGCGGTGCTGCTGTTCGTCCTGTCCCTGGCGCATGCGGTCACCTACACCGCCGTGAACCCGGGGGCGGCCTACTTCGCGACGACCACGCGGACCTACGAACTGGCGATCGGCGCGCTGGTGGCCATCTTCGCGGACCAGCTGGCCCGGGTCCCGCGCCGCGCCGCCCTCGTCCTGGGCTGGGCGGGGCTGGCGGCCATGCTCATGGCCGGGCTGGGCTACGACTCCTCCACCGTGTTCCCGGGGGCCGCTGCGCTGCTGCCCACGCTGGGCGCGGCCGCCGTGATCGTGGCAGGCATGGACGGCCGCCAGCAGGAGGGGGTCGGCGCGCTGCTCTCCCTGCGTCCGGTCACGTGGGTGGGGGACATCTCCTACTCGCTCTACCTCTGGCACTGGCCGCTGATCGTGGTGGCCACCTACCTCTCCGACGGGCTGGGCTGGCGGACCGGCCTCGTGGCGATCGTGGTCTCCGTGCTGCCGGCGTGGCTGAGCTACCGGTTCGTGGAGAAGCCGTTCCAGGCGTGGCGCTGGGTCCGGCCGCCGGCCCGGGCGATCCGCGTCGGCCTGGCGGGCACCGCCGCCGTCGTGGTCGTGGCCGTCTCCCTGGACGTCTACAGCTCCCGGTCGGGCCCGACCGCCTGGGCCTCCCCGACGTACGACGCCTCGGTGCAGGAGGCCGCCACGGGCGCCGACGCCCCGCCGGTGGGCATGGAGCTGCTCGCCCAGGACCCCGCCGCGGCCCGGCCCCCGGCCCCGGGGGCGACCCTGGTCCCGGCCCTGGGGGACGTCAAGGACGACCTGCCCGAGAGCTACGGCGAGGGCTGCATCCAGGGGCGGCGGGACGTGGAGCCGGCGGCCTGCGTCTACGGGCCCGACGACGCCGAGGTGCGCATCGCCCTCGTGGGCGATTCCCACGCCGGGCACTGGATCCCGGCACTCACGCGGCTGGCGGCCGAGAACGACTGGCAGGTGCGCGCGTACGTCAAGACGTCCTGCCCGTTCACCGCCGGCACCGTCATGTACGACGAGGAGACCCCGTTCGTGGAGTGCTCCGACTGGAACGCGGCCACCCTGGACGAGATCAAGCGCCAGGACGTCGACCTGGTGCTGTCCTCGACGTCCAAGTACGACGCCCCGGCAGGGGAGACCGTCCCGGAGGGGATGGCGACGGCGTGGCGGGAGCTGGCGGACGCCGGCATCCCGCACGGCGTCCTGGTGGACCCCGCCTCGCCCCGGTTCAACGTGACCGAGTGCATGGAGGAGAACCCCGAGGACCTCGCCGCGTGCTCCTTCGCCGAGGACGAGGCCGAGTGGACCGGCTCGTTCAACCAGCGCGAGGCGCTGGAGGCGGTGCCCTCGTCCCGGGAGGTGGACCTGACGCCGTGGATCTGCCCGGAGGGCACCTGCCCGGCGACCATCGGCGGCGTGGTGGTCTGGCGCGACTCCAACCATCTCACGGCCACCTTCGCGGACTCCGCGGCGCCCGTGCTGGGCACCGTCCTGCGCGAGGAGGAGCTGGTCCCCGCGCCGTAG
- a CDS encoding GerMN domain-containing protein, which translates to MDSPDDEVTAYWIALDGSGRPGVEFPGCGDLLFEDTVTVGDSSGPVGDEDRVEAGIDLLLATGRDVPGGFVNALYQSTLEVQDVSIAGDTVTVELTGQPVSGGTCDDPRIIAQLEHTAAANAGVGTARVLIDGTPIQEFLSPRG; encoded by the coding sequence GTGGACAGCCCGGACGACGAGGTCACCGCCTACTGGATCGCGCTGGACGGCTCCGGCCGGCCGGGCGTCGAGTTCCCCGGGTGCGGGGACCTGCTCTTCGAGGACACGGTGACGGTGGGCGACTCCTCCGGCCCCGTGGGGGACGAGGACCGCGTCGAGGCCGGCATCGACCTGCTGCTGGCCACGGGCCGGGACGTGCCCGGCGGCTTCGTGAACGCCCTGTACCAGTCCACGCTCGAGGTGCAGGACGTCTCGATCGCCGGGGACACGGTCACCGTGGAGCTCACCGGCCAGCCGGTCTCCGGCGGCACGTGCGACGACCCGCGCATCATCGCCCAGCTCGAGCACACCGCAGCGGCCAACGCCGGGGTGGGCACCGCCCGGGTGCTGATCGACGGCACGCCGATCCAGGAGTTCCTGAGCCCTCGGGGCTGA